From a single Gemmatimonadota bacterium genomic region:
- a CDS encoding ABC transporter permease, whose amino-acid sequence MKFEWFVALRFLREGRTQTALILTGVAVGVATIVFLSALINGLQESIISRTLGNQAHIVVRPLEEIPRPVGLDSVDGADARIIRPPQRIRSVRQWQQVAAIIAATPGVVAVAPTVNGPAFALRGNGTKAVAIRGLDPEAYSAIVDLKARLVDGTLSINGFQAVIGVELARALGVTIGDKLRLLVGSGTTAIYTVVGTIDIGNKDLNERWVLVPLRAAQTLFGLDGGVSTIEVKVDQIFEAEPIAKAIGQQTGLLSESWMSSNSQLLVGLRSQSASSNMIQTFVILAVALGIASVLAVTVVQKSKEIGIMMAYGTTRAKILRIFLFQGGLVGLLGSVAGVLLGIGLGAFFASLVKNPDGSATFPVELKLGLYLRASATATITALLAAYLPARRASRLDPAVTIRNA is encoded by the coding sequence ATGAAGTTCGAGTGGTTCGTCGCGCTCCGGTTCCTCCGGGAGGGCCGCACCCAGACCGCCCTGATCCTGACCGGAGTGGCCGTCGGGGTCGCCACGATCGTGTTCCTGTCGGCCCTGATCAACGGCCTCCAGGAGAGCATCATTTCGAGGACGTTGGGCAATCAGGCTCACATCGTGGTCCGGCCGCTCGAGGAGATTCCCCGGCCGGTCGGTCTCGACTCCGTCGACGGCGCCGATGCCCGGATCATCCGACCCCCGCAGCGGATCCGGTCGGTCCGCCAATGGCAGCAAGTGGCCGCGATCATCGCCGCGACCCCGGGGGTGGTTGCCGTGGCGCCGACGGTCAATGGGCCGGCCTTCGCGCTCCGCGGCAACGGCACCAAGGCCGTCGCAATCCGCGGTCTCGATCCGGAAGCGTACTCCGCCATCGTCGACCTGAAAGCCCGCCTCGTCGACGGCACCTTGTCGATCAATGGTTTTCAAGCGGTGATCGGGGTCGAACTGGCCCGGGCCCTCGGCGTCACCATCGGCGACAAACTCCGCCTCCTGGTCGGATCCGGAACGACCGCCATCTACACGGTGGTCGGCACCATCGACATCGGCAACAAGGATCTCAACGAACGATGGGTCCTGGTCCCGCTCCGCGCCGCCCAGACTCTGTTCGGCCTCGATGGCGGGGTCTCCACCATCGAGGTCAAGGTCGATCAGATCTTCGAGGCCGAGCCGATCGCCAAGGCCATCGGCCAGCAAACCGGGCTGCTCTCGGAAAGCTGGATGAGCAGCAACTCCCAACTCCTGGTCGGCCTCCGGTCGCAAAGCGCCTCGAGCAACATGATCCAGACCTTCGTGATCCTGGCCGTGGCGCTCGGCATCGCCAGCGTGCTCGCAGTGACGGTGGTCCAGAAGTCGAAGGAGATCGGCATCATGATGGCCTACGGGACGACCCGGGCAAAGATCCTCCGGATCTTCCTGTTTCAGGGTGGCCTGGTCGGCCTCTTGGGATCGGTGGCCGGCGTCCTGCTCGGCATCGGCCTCGGCGCGTTCTTCGCGAGTCTGGTCAAGAATCCCGATGGGAGCGCCACCTTCCCCGTCGAACTCAAGCTGGGCCTCTACCTTCGGGCGTCGGCCACCGCCACCATCACGGCCCTGCTCGCCGCCTACCTCCCGGCCCGGCGCGCCTCTCGCCTCGACCCCGCCGTCACGATCCGCAATGCCTGA
- a CDS encoding ABC transporter ATP-binding protein produces the protein MPDPILALEGLTKDYGSVVITRALRGIDLVVERGEFAALTGPSGSGKSTLLNLIGLLDQPTAGRLVMAGTDTGTLDPNGLARFRGQTIGFVFQFHHLLPAFTAVENVMLPGFAQTGSMGAELRQTAERLLDDVGLADKRNSPPAQLSGGQQQRVAIARALALSPALVLADEPTGNLDQESGEQVLKLLRRLNQERGITCIIVTHDDRLAAQCDRTIHLVDGLVDYDRRNSPPGLTPQ, from the coding sequence ATGCCTGATCCGATTCTGGCGCTCGAGGGCCTGACTAAAGACTACGGCTCCGTCGTCATCACCCGGGCCCTCCGCGGGATTGACCTCGTAGTGGAGCGGGGCGAATTCGCGGCGCTGACCGGCCCGTCGGGGTCCGGCAAGAGCACCTTGCTCAACCTGATCGGGCTGCTCGACCAGCCGACCGCTGGCCGCCTGGTCATGGCGGGTACCGATACCGGAACGCTCGACCCCAATGGCCTGGCCCGGTTTAGAGGCCAGACCATCGGCTTCGTGTTTCAGTTCCACCATTTGTTGCCGGCCTTCACGGCGGTTGAAAATGTGATGTTGCCGGGTTTCGCGCAGACCGGTTCCATGGGTGCCGAACTCCGGCAAACCGCCGAGCGCCTGCTCGATGACGTCGGCCTGGCGGACAAGCGGAATTCCCCGCCGGCCCAACTCTCGGGGGGGCAACAACAGCGGGTTGCGATTGCCCGGGCCTTGGCCCTCTCGCCCGCCCTGGTCTTGGCCGACGAACCCACCGGCAATCTCGACCAGGAATCGGGCGAGCAAGTCCTCAAGCTGCTCCGCCGGCTCAACCAGGAGCGAGGGATCACCTGCATCATCGTCACCCACGACGACCGGTTGGCGGCCCAGTGCGACCGAACCATCCATCTCGTCGACGGCCTCGTCGACTACGACCGCCGCAACTCACCCCCGGGCCTGACGCCCCAGTAA